The sequence below is a genomic window from Cedecea neteri.
GAGGGCGGTACACCGTGGCGTAGCAGTAGCCCACCACTTGATTATCAATCACCGCGACCAGCCACGGCAGGCCATGAGCGCGAACCGCCGCCAGCCGCTCGGTCATCTGTTTTCCATCAGGCGGGATTTCTTCAAACGATCCTTTGCCGTTCAGCACGTGCCAGGCATAAATCGTTGTCATGACGGGGATATCGTCGGGGGTGGCTTCCCTGATGAGTACGGCAGGGAAAGGCAGAGTTTCTACTGCGGACATCTTTCGCTCCTTGGGCAGAAAAAGGGTGAAGTTGTTCTTCACCCGTTTCATTAATCTATGCTCAAAAAAGAATGAAACATAGTTCGCCCGTCATAGGAGAAACTTATCTCCGTCAGCCGTGCTCCTGCGCGCTGTCGTCTTCGGCCCAGCCTTTACGCCGGGTTGTTTTTCCAATCCCCGGGTTCATGCTGTTGGTGGGATCGTTGGCCTTGTAGAACTGCTTCAGCGTTTCCGGCGCTTTGTAGAGATGGCCGACGTTATGCTCGGCGGGGTACTGCGCCCCGCGCTCGTGCAACAGCGCCAGCATCTGCTCTTTCAGTTCGTGCACGTCCACGCCTTTTTTAACGATGTAATCCTGGTGGAAGACATGGCACATAAAGTGGCCGTAATAGAGGCGGTGGATCAGCTTCTCGCCGATCTCCGGCGGCAGTTCTTCGAACCAGTCTTCATCGTTGCGGCGCAGCGCGATATCCAGCGCCAGAATATCTTCCACCTCATCCGCATGCACGGCGTGATAGCGAATGGCAGCCCCGGCGGCGGCAAAGCGGTGCAGGAAGGCTTTGCTGCCTTCTTCCGCCGTACAAACGAAGAAGTCACCCTCGGCGGTTTTAAAATATTCGCTCAGCCACGCTTTGGCTTCATCGATCCCGTCCCCGGCCATTTTCAACAGCAGGTGGTGAGGATATTTATCGCGCCAGGTTTTCATGCGTTCCGGCAGGTGCGCCGGGAAGACGCTGCCGAGTTTCTGCATAAAGCGGTCGGTAAAGTGCGGTTTAAACAGCGACACTTTGTCGAGCATCGCGTCGGTGCGCCCCTTCATGGTGAAGAAGAACGGCATTTTGTCGGTGCCGAGCTTGTCGATCATCAGGAACGTGTCTTTGCCGTACTTCTCCGCGATGTCGTAAATATCGCGGTGCATATACTCCCCGGCAACCGGCAGATTTTCGAAGTTGGCCAGAATGTGGCGGCGAATTTCGCTCAGCACGCGGGGCTGGTTGGTGCCGATGTAAAACACCTGCTGGCGTTTTTCCGCCGGGAAGGTGTCGAGGCGGACGGCGAAGACCGCCAGCTTGCCCGCGCAGCCGGAAGATTCAAACAGGCGGTCCGGGTCAGCGTTATAACGCGCGGGCGTGTCGGCCTCAACGTCGCGTACGCGGGTGACATAGTCGTGGTCGTGAGCGTGGCGGCCATCGTGCTGCACGTCGCTGTCTTTCACGCGCTCATCGTCGAGCGCGGCAAG
It includes:
- the dld gene encoding D-lactate dehydrogenase, with translation MSVLMTSDNKTLINELSRHVGSHHVLTDPAKTARYRKGFRSGQGEALAVVFPGSLLELWRVLSTCVAADKIIIMQAANTGLTEGSTPSGSDYDRDIVIISTLRLDKLHLLDKGEQVLAYPGTTLYSLEKALKPLGREPHSVIGSSCIGASVIGGICNNSGGSLVQRGPAYTEMSLFARIDESGKLQLVNHLGINLGTTPEQILAALDDERVKDSDVQHDGRHAHDHDYVTRVRDVEADTPARYNADPDRLFESSGCAGKLAVFAVRLDTFPAEKRQQVFYIGTNQPRVLSEIRRHILANFENLPVAGEYMHRDIYDIAEKYGKDTFLMIDKLGTDKMPFFFTMKGRTDAMLDKVSLFKPHFTDRFMQKLGSVFPAHLPERMKTWRDKYPHHLLLKMAGDGIDEAKAWLSEYFKTAEGDFFVCTAEEGSKAFLHRFAAAGAAIRYHAVHADEVEDILALDIALRRNDEDWFEELPPEIGEKLIHRLYYGHFMCHVFHQDYIVKKGVDVHELKEQMLALLHERGAQYPAEHNVGHLYKAPETLKQFYKANDPTNSMNPGIGKTTRRKGWAEDDSAQEHG